Proteins found in one Leguminivora glycinivorella isolate SPB_JAAS2020 chromosome 22, LegGlyc_1.1, whole genome shotgun sequence genomic segment:
- the LOC125237825 gene encoding proteasome subunit beta type-5 produces MALETLCRLDDKINLRPADSLASFQNDVIGYTGNFFASAQLAAPPFSNPAQTLASFNRKDETGREIKINFDHGTTTLGFRYKGGVLLAVDSRATGGQFIGSQTMKKIVEINDYLLGTLAGGAADCVYWDRVLAKQCRLYELRNRERISVAAASKLMANMVYNYKGMGLSMGMMLAGYDKRGPQLYYVDSEGTRTAGKVFSVGSGSVYAFGVLDSGYHWDLSDVEAQELGRRAIYHATHRDAYSGGIIRVYHMNQDGWVNISNEDCSELHYKYQAEKGVKEE; encoded by the exons atGGCTCTCGAAACATTATGCCGTTTGGACGATAAAATCAATTTAAGGCCCGCTGATTCTCTCGCTTCCTTCCAAAATGATGTTATTGGATACACCGGCAACTTCTTCGCCAGCGCTCAGCTTGCTGCCCCGCCGTTCTCAAAC CCTGCACAGACGCTAGCTAGCTTCAACCGCAAAGATGAGACAGGACGTGAAATCAAAATCAACTTTGATCACGGTACCACTACACTGGGTTTCCGCTACAAG GGTGGAGTACTCCTGGCGGTGGACTCCCGAGCGACCGGCGGCCAGTTCATCGGCTCCCAGACCATGAAGAAGATTGTGGAGATCAATGACTACTTGCTAG GTACCCTTGCCGGAGGCGCAGCTGACTGCGTGTACTGGGACCGCGTGCTCGCCAAGCAGTGCCGTCTGTACGAGCTGCGCAACCGCGAGCGAATCTCCGTCGCCGCCGCCAGCAAGCTCATGGCCAACATGGTCTACAACTATAAGGGCATGGGGCTCAGTATGGGTATGATGCTGGCTGGATATGACAAGAGG GGCCCGCAATTATACTACGTGGACAGCGAAGGCACGCGCACGGCCGGCAAGGTGTTCTCCGTTGGCTCGGGGTCTGTCTACGCGTTCGGTGTGCTCGACTCTGGGTACCATTGGGACCTGAGCGATGTGGAGGCACAAG AGCTCGGCCGCCGCGCCATCTATCACGCGACGCACCGCGACGCGTACTCTGGCGGGATCATCCGCGTCTACCACATGAACCAGGACGGCTGGGTCAACATCTCCAACGAAGACTGCTCCGAACTGCATTACAAGTACCAAGCCGAGAAGGGGGTTAAGGAGGAATAA